A genomic segment from Amphiura filiformis chromosome 10, Afil_fr2py, whole genome shotgun sequence encodes:
- the LOC140162032 gene encoding uncharacterized protein encodes MAQTVVYMSLCLLLLVCGSSMVKAQGVCGNASPITIGINESYVVEYLNYGSDDLCEWTINTLEGRHMSVHFDILGLEYYYDFLLLGTLDNINFYGGYTGFYSSIPDRIIGDVLKITFDSDSSGNYIGFNMTLSDVQPVGMYVLLSCRAYLSRRGVRGGALHYFLGLQHNNTPRTLRLTGT; translated from the exons ATGGCGCAGACGGTGGTATACATGTCCCTGTGCTTGCTGCTCCTGGTGTGCGGATCTTCAATGGTGAAGGCACAAG GTGTTTGTGGGAATGCCAGCCCAATTACCATTGGTATCAACGAGTCCTACGTCGTAGAATACTTGAATTATGGTTCTGATGATTTATGTGAATGGACGATCAACACTCTTGAAGGAAGACACATGTCAGTTCATTTTGACATACTTGGTCTAGAGTACTATTATGATTTCCTTCTATTAGGGACATTGGACAATATCAATTTCTATGGTGGATACACTGGGTTCTACAGCTCGATTCCAGACCGTATTATTGGTGATGTCctaaaaattacatttgataGCGACAGCAGCGGTAACTATATAGGATTTAACATGACATTGTCCGATGTCCAACCAGTAGGTATGTATGTTCTGTTGTCGTGTCGTGCGTATCTATCTAGGCGGGGGGTGCGAGGGGGTGCATTACATTACTTCCTAGGACTCCAGCATAACAACACGCCGAGGACTTTGCGCTTAACGGGGACCTAA